A stretch of Helicobacter pylori oki112 DNA encodes these proteins:
- the trpCF gene encoding bifunctional indole-3-glycerol-phosphate synthase TrpC/phosphoribosylanthranilate isomerase TrpF, producing the protein MPSVLENILKDKLLEVSDLKKNHTLPTNINPSDRDFKKALLEKKTSFILECKKASPSKGLIRKDFDLLKIAKTYEKFASCISVLADSKYFLGSYENIKMVSQHSIKPILCKDFIIDAFQIKLARMMGANAVLLMLSVLDDKNYLELFNLAKSLNMSTLTEVSNKQEIKRLLKLQYDIIGINNRDLHTLTTDINNTLKLRSLLPKDALVVSESGIYSHTQIKALAPYVNGFLVGSSLMKEKDLKKACIKLILGENKVCGLTKIKDAKAVYKNHFIYGGLIFEKSSPRYIKPKEALKITKAVKKLDFVGVFVKDKIKKIQKIAKKLDLKAVQLYGYSQQEIAQLKKSLPKTCAIWQVVSVMSAKDLAPKVKEASLILYDTKGDKMGGNGVSFDWGILENVKTPFMLAGGLNLDNIQQALKVKALGLDFNSGLEISPGIKNKDKIKRLARILREY; encoded by the coding sequence ATGCCTAGCGTGTTAGAAAACATCCTTAAAGACAAGCTCCTAGAAGTCTCTGATCTCAAAAAAAACCACACTTTACCGACAAACATAAACCCAAGCGATAGGGATTTTAAAAAGGCGTTACTAGAAAAAAAAACCAGCTTTATTTTAGAATGCAAAAAAGCATCGCCCTCTAAAGGTTTAATCAGAAAAGATTTTGATTTGTTAAAAATAGCCAAAACTTATGAAAAATTTGCCTCTTGCATTTCAGTTTTAGCCGATTCTAAATATTTTTTAGGCTCTTATGAAAACATTAAGATGGTTTCGCAGCATTCCATTAAGCCCATTTTATGCAAAGATTTTATCATTGATGCTTTTCAAATCAAACTCGCTAGAATGATGGGGGCTAATGCGGTGCTTTTAATGTTAAGCGTATTAGACGATAAAAATTATTTAGAGCTTTTTAACCTCGCTAAATCCTTAAACATGAGCACGCTGACTGAAGTTTCCAATAAGCAAGAAATCAAGCGCTTACTCAAACTCCAATACGACATTATAGGCATCAATAATAGGGATTTGCACACCCTGACAACCGACATTAACAACACGCTCAAATTACGCTCTCTCTTACCTAAAGACGCGCTCGTGGTGAGTGAGTCCGGTATTTATTCGCACACGCAAATCAAAGCCCTAGCCCCTTATGTGAATGGCTTTTTAGTGGGCAGCTCTTTAATGAAAGAAAAGGATTTGAAAAAAGCGTGTATTAAATTGATTTTAGGCGAAAATAAAGTGTGCGGGCTTACAAAAATTAAAGACGCTAAAGCCGTTTATAAAAACCATTTTATTTATGGGGGTTTGATTTTTGAAAAATCTTCGCCAAGATACATCAAGCCTAAAGAAGCCCTAAAGATCACAAAAGCGGTTAAAAAATTGGATTTTGTGGGCGTGTTTGTGAAAGATAAGATTAAAAAAATTCAAAAAATCGCTAAAAAGCTTGATTTAAAAGCGGTGCAGCTTTATGGCTATTCGCAACAAGAAATCGCTCAATTAAAAAAATCGCTCCCTAAAACTTGCGCGATTTGGCAAGTAGTGAGTGTGATGAGCGCCAAAGATTTAGCGCCTAAAGTTAAAGAAGCCTCTCTAATCTTATACGACACTAAGGGGGATAAAATGGGAGGCAATGGCGTGAGTTTTGATTGGGGTATTTTAGAAAATGTCAAAACGCCTTTCATGTTAGCTGGCGGGCTTAATTTGGATAATATTCAACAAGCCTTGAAAGTTAAAGCGTTGGGTTTGGATTTCAATTCGGGTTTAGAAATAAGCCCTGGGATTAAAAATAAGGATAAAATCAAGCGATTAGCCCGAATTTTAAGAGAGTATTAA
- the trpB gene encoding tryptophan synthase subunit beta, whose product MNKKAYFGEFGGSFVSELLVPALRELEQAFDACLKDEKFQKEYFHLLKDFVGRPSPLTLCQNIVSNPKVKLYLKREDLIHGGAHKTNQALGQALLAKKMGKTRIIAETGAGQHGVATAIACALLNLKCVIFMGGKDIKRQEMNVFRMRLLGAEVREVNSGSATLKDAVNEALRDWASSYKDTHYLLGTAAGPHPYPTMVKTFQKMIGDEVKSQILEKENRLPDYVIACVGGGSNAIGIFSAFLNDKEVKLIGVEPAGLGLETNKHGATLNKGRVGILHGNKTYLLQDDEGQIAESHSISAGLDYPGVGPEHSYLKESGRAIYESASDLEALEAFSLLCQKEGIIPALESSHALAYALKLAQKCEEESIIVVNLSGRGDKDLSTVYNALKGGLK is encoded by the coding sequence ATGAATAAAAAAGCGTATTTTGGGGAGTTTGGAGGGAGTTTTGTTTCAGAATTGTTAGTGCCTGCATTAAGAGAGTTAGAACAGGCGTTTGATGCGTGTTTGAAAGATGAAAAATTCCAAAAAGAATATTTTCATCTTTTAAAAGATTTTGTGGGCCGTCCTAGCCCTTTAACCTTGTGTCAAAATATCGTTTCTAACCCTAAAGTCAAGCTTTATCTAAAACGAGAAGATTTAATCCATGGCGGGGCGCACAAGACTAATCAAGCTCTAGGGCAAGCCCTTTTAGCGAAAAAAATGGGTAAAACAAGGATTATTGCTGAAACAGGCGCTGGGCAACATGGCGTTGCAACGGCTATCGCTTGCGCGTTATTGAATTTAAAATGCGTGATTTTTATGGGAGGCAAAGACATCAAGCGCCAGGAAATGAATGTTTTTAGAATGCGCTTATTAGGTGCTGAAGTGAGAGAGGTTAATTCAGGGAGCGCGACGCTTAAAGACGCTGTGAATGAAGCCTTAAGGGATTGGGCGAGCAGTTACAAGGACACGCATTATTTGCTAGGCACAGCCGCCGGGCCACACCCTTACCCTACGATGGTTAAAACCTTTCAAAAAATGATAGGCGATGAGGTTAAAAGCCAAATTTTAGAAAAAGAAAACCGCTTGCCTGATTATGTTATCGCATGCGTTGGAGGGGGGTCTAACGCTATAGGGATATTCAGCGCGTTTTTAAACGACAAAGAGGTTAAACTCATAGGCGTAGAGCCGGCGGGTTTAGGGCTAGAAACCAATAAGCATGGGGCGACTTTGAATAAGGGGCGTGTGGGGATTTTGCATGGGAATAAAACCTATCTTTTACAAGATGATGAAGGCCAGATTGCAGAAAGCCATAGCATTAGCGCCGGGCTTGATTATCCAGGGGTGGGGCCAGAACACAGCTATTTAAAAGAGAGTGGGCGCGCGATTTATGAAAGTGCAAGCGATCTTGAAGCGCTAGAGGCTTTTAGTTTGTTGTGCCAAAAAGAAGGCATTATCCCGGCGCTAGAAAGCTCACACGCTTTAGCGTATGCTTTAAAACTCGCTCAAAAATGCGAAGAAGAAAGTATCATCGTAGTGAATTTAAGCGGTCGGGGGGATAAGGATTTAAGCACCGTTTATAACGCTTTAAAAGGAGGTTTAAAATGA
- a CDS encoding phosphomannomutase/phosphoglucomutase, with product MDISIFREYDIRGIYPTTLDEKGAFSIGVELGKIMREYDKSVFVGHDARVHGRFLFEALSAGLQSSGLKVYDLGLIPTPVAYFAAFNGINGIQCPNSIMITGSHNPKEYNGFKITLNQNPFYGKDIQALKDTLLNAKHEIKPLKETPEKVNALEAYHRYLIKDFKHLKNLKYKIALDFGNGVGALGLEPILKALNIDFSSLYSDPDGNFPNHHPDPSEAKNLKDLEKHMQENAISIGFAFDGDADRIAMLSSHHVYAGDELAILFAKRLHAQGTTPFVIGEVKCSQVMYNTINTFGKTLMYKTGHSNLKIKLKETHAHFAAEMSGHIFFKERYFGYDDALYACLRALELLLEQTPSDLENTIKNLPYSYTTPEEKIAVSEEEKFEIIHNLQKALKNPPSHFPKIKEIISIDGVRVVFEHGFGLIRASNTTPYLVSRFEGEDETTALEYKRALLNLLEKL from the coding sequence ATGGACATTAGCATTTTTAGAGAATACGATATTAGAGGCATTTACCCCACCACGCTAGATGAGAAGGGGGCTTTTAGTATCGGCGTGGAGTTGGGGAAAATCATGCGAGAATACGATAAAAGCGTGTTTGTAGGGCATGACGCCAGGGTGCATGGGCGCTTTTTGTTTGAAGCTTTGAGCGCGGGGCTGCAATCAAGCGGCTTGAAAGTGTATGATTTAGGGCTAATCCCCACACCGGTAGCGTATTTTGCGGCCTTTAATGGAATCAATGGCATTCAATGCCCTAATTCCATCATGATCACTGGCTCTCACAACCCCAAAGAATACAACGGCTTTAAAATCACGCTCAACCAAAACCCGTTTTATGGCAAGGACATTCAGGCTTTAAAAGACACGCTTTTAAACGCCAAGCATGAAATAAAACCCCTAAAAGAAACACCAGAGAAAGTCAATGCCCTAGAAGCCTATCATCGCTATTTGATCAAGGACTTTAAGCATTTAAAAAATCTTAAATACAAAATCGCCCTGGATTTTGGTAATGGCGTGGGAGCGTTAGGCTTAGAGCCTATTTTAAAGGCTTTAAACATTGATTTTAGCAGCCTTTATAGCGATCCTGATGGGAATTTCCCTAACCACCACCCAGACCCTAGCGAAGCGAAAAACTTAAAAGATCTAGAAAAACACATGCAAGAAAACGCTATTTCTATAGGTTTTGCTTTTGATGGCGATGCGGATAGGATTGCAATGTTAAGCTCTCATCATGTTTATGCGGGCGATGAATTAGCGATTTTATTCGCTAAACGCTTGCATGCTCAAGGCACCACCCCCTTTGTGATCGGCGAAGTCAAATGCTCTCAAGTGATGTATAACACGATCAATACTTTTGGTAAGACGCTCATGTATAAAACCGGGCATAGCAATTTAAAAATCAAACTCAAAGAAACCCATGCGCATTTTGCAGCTGAAATGAGCGGGCATATCTTTTTTAAAGAGCGCTATTTTGGCTATGATGACGCTCTTTATGCATGCTTAAGGGCTTTAGAATTATTGCTCGAACAAACCCCAAGCGATTTGGAAAACACCATTAAAAACCTCCCCTATTCCTACACCACGCCTGAAGAAAAAATCGCCGTGAGCGAAGAAGAAAAATTTGAAATCATTCATAACCTACAAAAAGCGCTTAAAAACCCGCCAAGTCATTTCCCTAAAATCAAAGAAATAATCAGCATTGATGGCGTGAGAGTGGTTTTTGAACATGGTTTTGGGCTTATTCGTGCAAGCAACACCACCCCCTATTTAGTCAGCCGCTTTGAAGGCGAGGATGAAACAACGGCGTTAGAGTATAAAAGGGCGTTGCTCAATTTATTAGAAAAACTTTAA
- a CDS encoding aminodeoxychorismate/anthranilate synthase component II, giving the protein MKIFFIDNFDSFSYNLVYELECLGYEVAVYQNDIDPSYLMDLMNEESKTPLLFVSPGPGNPSSSGNLLKIIEMAKKKFPILGVCLGLQALAQSYGAKIIRSKEIVHGKATTIALKKHAVFKGLGESMVVGRYHSLMASGLPKNLEVIAEHDNIPMAIINEEDKILAYQFHPESIMTLQGRALLEQSVGFLEGLL; this is encoded by the coding sequence ATGAAAATCTTTTTTATAGATAATTTTGATTCTTTTTCTTATAACTTGGTGTATGAATTAGAATGTTTGGGTTATGAAGTTGCTGTTTATCAAAACGATATTGATCCGAGTTATCTTATGGATTTGATGAATGAAGAATCAAAAACGCCTTTATTGTTCGTTTCACCAGGGCCTGGTAATCCTAGCAGTTCAGGCAATCTTTTAAAAATCATTGAAATGGCTAAAAAGAAATTCCCTATTTTAGGGGTTTGTTTAGGCTTACAAGCTTTAGCGCAAAGCTATGGGGCTAAAATCATAAGGAGTAAAGAAATTGTGCATGGCAAAGCGACGACCATCGCGCTCAAAAAGCATGCCGTTTTTAAAGGTTTAGGGGAGAGCATGGTGGTGGGGCGTTACCATTCTTTAATGGCAAGCGGGTTGCCTAAAAATTTGGAAGTGATCGCTGAGCATGACAATATCCCTATGGCTATTATCAATGAAGAAGATAAGATTTTAGCCTATCAATTCCACCCTGAAAGCATCATGACTTTACAAGGGAGGGCGTTGTTAGAACAAAGCGTGGGGTTTTTAGAAGGGTTATTATGA
- the trpD gene encoding anthranilate phosphoribosyltransferase, protein MKEILNALYHQKDLNDEEVKKLFTLIINEKVSPAQLGAILCALKIKGESFKEISVAATTLLEHAHKPFDSGLDLIDNCGTGGDGLKTINISTIAALIASSMGLSMAKHGSRSVSSHSGSADLLENLGVNIEMNPTQLENCFKQTHFGFLFAPLYHQSFKKSAPLRKELFAKTIFNCLGPLINPLRPKIQLLGVYDKSLCKTMALALKALGVKRAMVINGGGTDEIVLHDITHACELKNNEILEYDLSAKDFDLPPYDLKELQIENAQESVQACLDILENKGKDSHTMVVVANVASLLYLSHKAKDLKEGVSMTLEHLKTKAPYVHLQKIIRLSHA, encoded by the coding sequence ATGAAAGAGATTTTAAACGCTCTATACCATCAAAAAGACTTAAACGATGAAGAAGTCAAAAAATTATTCACCCTTATTATCAACGAAAAAGTAAGCCCCGCACAACTTGGGGCGATCTTATGCGCTTTAAAAATCAAGGGCGAGAGCTTTAAGGAAATTAGCGTTGCTGCAACCACGCTTTTAGAGCATGCCCATAAGCCTTTTGATAGCGGCTTGGATTTAATAGACAATTGCGGCACAGGAGGCGATGGGTTAAAAACGATTAACATCAGCACGATTGCTGCGCTCATTGCCAGCTCTATGGGATTATCTATGGCTAAACACGGATCAAGGAGCGTGTCTAGTCATAGCGGGAGCGCGGATTTGTTGGAAAATTTAGGCGTGAATATTGAAATGAATCCCACGCAATTAGAGAATTGTTTCAAACAAACGCATTTTGGTTTTTTATTCGCGCCTTTATACCATCAAAGTTTTAAAAAATCCGCCCCCTTAAGAAAAGAGCTTTTTGCTAAAACGATTTTTAATTGCTTAGGGCCTCTAATCAACCCCTTAAGGCCCAAAATCCAGCTTTTAGGCGTGTATGATAAATCCTTGTGTAAGACTATGGCGCTAGCATTAAAGGCTTTAGGCGTTAAAAGGGCGATGGTAATTAATGGAGGGGGGACGGATGAAATCGTGTTGCACGACATTACGCATGCGTGTGAATTGAAAAATAATGAAATTTTAGAGTATGACTTGAGCGCTAAAGATTTTGATTTACCCCCCTATGATTTGAAAGAATTACAGATTGAAAACGCACAAGAAAGCGTTCAAGCGTGTTTAGATATTTTAGAAAATAAAGGCAAGGATTCGCATACAATGGTGGTTGTGGCGAATGTGGCGAGTTTGTTGTATTTAAGCCATAAAGCTAAAGATTTAAAAGAGGGCGTGAGCATGACTTTAGAGCATTTAAAAACCAAAGCGCCTTATGTGCATTTGCAAAAAATCATAAGGTTAAGCCATGCCTAG
- the trpA gene encoding tryptophan synthase subunit alpha translates to MRYQNMFETLKKHEKMAFIPFVTLGDPNYELSFEIVKTLITSGVSALELGFAFSDPIADGVTIQASHLRALKHASMAKNFQLLKKIRGYNDDIPIGLLAYANLIFSYGVDDFYAQIKECGIDSVLIADMPLIEKELVIKSAQKHQIKQIFIASPNASSKDLEQVAMHSQGYIYTLARSGVTGISHALENDASTIIKTLKTFSPTPALLGFGISQKEHIKNAKEMGADGVICGSALVKIIEENLNNENAMLEKIKGFIGGMIF, encoded by the coding sequence ATGAGGTATCAAAACATGTTTGAAACCTTAAAAAAACACGAAAAAATGGCGTTTATCCCGTTTGTAACCTTGGGCGATCCTAACTATGAATTGAGTTTTGAAATCGTTAAAACCCTAATTACTAGCGGGGTGAGCGCTTTAGAATTGGGGTTTGCTTTTTCAGATCCGATAGCGGATGGCGTTACCATACAAGCGAGCCATTTAAGAGCGTTAAAACACGCTAGCATGGCTAAAAATTTCCAGCTTTTAAAAAAGATTAGAGGCTATAACGATGATATTCCCATAGGGCTTTTAGCGTATGCGAATTTAATTTTTTCTTATGGCGTTGATGACTTTTACGCTCAAATCAAAGAATGCGGTATAGATAGCGTTTTAATAGCGGACATGCCCCTAATAGAAAAAGAATTAGTCATTAAATCCGCTCAAAAACACCAAATCAAGCAAATCTTTATCGCTAGTCCTAATGCGAGCAGTAAAGATTTAGAACAAGTCGCTATGCATTCGCAAGGCTATATCTACACTTTAGCCAGGAGTGGGGTTACAGGGATAAGCCATGCTCTAGAGAACGATGCAAGCACGATCATCAAAACCCTAAAAACTTTTAGCCCCACCCCCGCCTTACTGGGCTTTGGCATTTCTCAAAAAGAACACATCAAAAACGCTAAAGAAATGGGTGCTGATGGCGTGATTTGTGGCTCAGCGTTAGTCAAAATCATAGAAGAAAATTTAAACAATGAAAACGCCATGCTAGAAAAAATTAAAGGGTTTATAGGAGGAATGATTTTTTAA